CCTTCAAGGAGATCCTCTCGCATACCAGGCACTTGAAGTAAATATAATGTTTCCTGAATTGCATTCCAGTCTTCAAGAGAAATGAGTACCGCTTGATGTTGATTACCAGTGATAATGACTGGTGTGTGAGATTGTACACTATCGTTAATGACAGCATCAAGGTGCTGTTGCGCGTCATTGACATGAATTACGTCCATGTTTTAAACCTCTTTTTAAAGTATTGTATTCGCGTAAAACATCGTTTTCTATATCTGTTGCAGTCTTTCACACTTGTCTTGACCGATCGTGCTTCGTCTTTACAGAGGTTATCATTCATGCTATTTAGTCAATAGAGTTCCGCCGGAAGCAAAAAAACTTGCCCAATTGGGGATGCGAATATTTCGGTGTCGCAAGCATTTCAAGTTGTGCTTCTTGCAATGCTTCGTGTCTACCTTACGAATATCATAAACCGTGAATTCACGTTTAAGTGGCTTTGATACACATTCATCAAGTTGATTGACAGGCGTCTAACAAATGCAATGCATCAATTGTACTCACAGAATATAACTTAAATCCAAAACAAAACCAGGGAGCACATCTTCCCCTGATAAAGTATGCAGGTTAATATCGACAATAATTGATTCTGTTTGACTCCAATATTGAGTTATTTGGTTACACGACGGCAAGTAAGTATTACCGTCGCTCGGGGTATTGTATTATTTATAGAGCGTTGGTTTCAAGCAGCCTGACCGGGCTTGAGCACGATCTTGATGCAGTTGTCTTTCTTGTGCTTGAAGATTTCGTAGCCGTGCGGGGCTTGCTCTAGCGGCAGACGGTGGGTGATTACGAACGAGGGGTCAATGTCGCCGTTTTGAACGCGATCGAGTAGCGTGTGCAAATACTTATGAACGTGCGTTTGTCCTGTTTTCATGGTTAAGCCTTTGTTCATGAAAGCACCCATCGGCATCTTGTCTACAAAGCCAGTGTAAACACCGGGAACCGATACCGTACCCCCTTTACGACAGGCAACTATCGCTTGACGCAATACATTGGGTCGATCGGTTTCCATTCGCACTGCCTGCATCGCCTTATCATAAAAGCCTTCTAAACCCATGCCGTGAGCTTCCATTCCCACTGCATCCATGACGGAATCGGGACCGAGACCCCCAGTCATTTCTTTGAGGGCTTCACCCACATCGACAGACTCATAGTTCAAGACTTCTGCTCCACCGTCTTTTGCCATCTGGAGCCTTTCGGGAACGCGATCGATTGCAATGACGCGCCCAGCACCCAGCATGAAGGCACTTCTGATAGCAAACTGCCCAACTGGACCGCAACCCCAAATCGCCACCGTATCTCCTGGTTGGATGTTACAATTCTCTGCTGCCATATAACCAGTAGGGAAAATATCCGTAAAAAACAGGACTTGTTCGTCTGTTAGTCCATCGGGAATCTTAAATAACCCGACATCGGCAAAAGGAACGCGGGCATATTCCGCTTGACCGCCCGCATAGCCCCCCGTCAAATGAGAGTAGCCGAAAAGACCAGATGGGGAATGACCCATAAGTTTTTCCGCCATCCAAGCATTGGGGTTGGAGTTATCGCACAGCGACCATAAATCCTTTTGGCAGAAGAAACACGAGCCGCAGGAAATTGTAAAAGGGACAACGACGCGATCGCCAACTTGTTTATTTTTAACAGCGCTACCTAGTTCAACGATCTCTCCCATGAATTCATGACCCAATATGTCTCCTGGTTTCATTGTGGGGTTGAAGCCGTCATACAGATGCAAATCAGAACCGCAGATCGCCGTTGACGTGATTTTCACGATCGCATCACGCGGATTAATGATTTTGGGATCGGGTACGGTTTCAACTTCTACCTTGTTCGTGCCTTGCCAGCAAACTGCTTTCATTGCTTGAGTCTCCTAAAGTTAAGTTATTTGTGACGAGTACAGCAGCTTCGCGCAGCTTACTTTTTACCGAAATACCGATTATCTACCAAATCAAGAGTCAGTCCGGGTGCTTCACTCACTGCCTGCTTTGACTGGTTTTGCCATCGATTCCACCCGATTGCCAGCCTCCTGTGCGCGAAGCAGCGCATCATTAACCCGTCCGATACCCATAGCTGCGATCGCGGTCAGTCTGCTGTGTTGATGGCAAATGAGCTACGATGAGGTGCTTGAAGGAACTAATCCATGCCTTTCAATGTAGCTCACTCCAGATAATCTTAAAAAGCCGAAAGTGAACTCTCCTCATGCTAACGAGAGGTTTTAGCGATCGTTATGTCTTACTGAAGGGTGAATTAACCATTAAGGTTGAGGAATAGGTGGTAGGCATTGAGCCTATAGCCTTGTATATTTTTCCAGTACTTATATCTACTAAACACTTATTTCAGAACTACTAGCAACATTTGTCAAACTATTATCTACTTTAGGAGCAACACTAACATTAAGTTTTAAACCTAGTGCATTTAACCAATTACCCAAGTTATAAATTGCCTCAACCCCAGGTTGTGAAAGCAATTCATCTAATTTTTCTAAATGGAGTTTTGCTTGTTCTAGTGTCATGTGTTGTTCACCAAGAGCTTCAGCTACATTGCTAAGTGCTAATCGCAGTAATCTGGGGTCTAATTCTTCTCCTTCTTCTAATTCCATATGCGTTTCAATATATAGCGCAGCATAATTTGGGTCTTTGAGATTTGAAATCAGAAAATCGTGGTATGGCAAGCTTTTAGACATAAATTTAACTCCTATAGTCTTTCCAGTATTCTATAGCTTTGACAATATCTCGATCTTGAGTGCTTTTATCTCCACCACATAGAAGTAGTATAATTGTTGTTCCAATTTGTCCAAAGTAAATGCGATAACCAAGACCAGAATCGATTTTTAGTTCACAAACTCCTCCGCCCACTGAACGATAGTTCCCTAAATTACCAAAACTGAGTCTATCCAGGCTTTTACCGATTATACTTTTGGCTTTTATATCTCCAAGCTGGTAAAACCATTCATCAAAAGGAACTTTGCCATCAGGCGTAATATAACGTTGGACATCTCTTGGTTGTGCTTCCATAATTTATAGCGGTTCTCATTTAAATCACATACATTACCACGAATCATGTGGAGACGCTTCAAACAGCGCGTCTCTACATCTGTGTATTTTAGGCAACTGAGAATTGCTATATACGTAGGTAGGGCTATACCGCACAAAAACCTTATTTGGTGGGCTTTAGCCCTACCTACCTGCTACTACCTGCTACTTAAAATTTTTCATCAATCTTTTAGGATTCCTATAGCAGCATTTGTCAAACTATTATCTATCGTAGAGGCAGCAGTAGCTTGAGTTAAACACTTATTTCAGAACTACTTACAATATTTGTTAAACTACGATCTACTTTAGGAGCAGCACTAACAGTGAGTTTTAATCCCAGTGCATTTAACCAATTACCCAAGTTATAAATCGCTTCAGAGCCAGGTTCTAAAAGTAATTTATCTAATTTTTCTATGTGTTTTTTTGCTTGTTCTGGTGTCATATGTTCTTCTCCTAGTGCGTTTGCTACATGAGTTAACGCTAGTTGAATTAATCTAGTATCGAATGCTTCTCCTTCTTCCGATTCCATATGAGTATCGAGATAAAGTGCAGCATAATTAGGATCTTTAAGACGTAAAATTAAATCAGCAAAATAACTATCACTAGTTGGCATTTTCTCTTCTCCTAAATTCTTTCCAAAATTCTATTGCTTTAAGAATATCTTGGTCTTGAGTACTTTTATCGCCTCCACACAGAAGCAGTACAATTGTTGTTCCAATTTGTCCAAAATAGATGCGGTATCCAGAACTATAATTGATTTTTAATTCACACACTCCTTCTCCAACCGAATGATAATTACCAAAATTGCCAAGACTAAGTCGGTTGATGTCAAACTATTATCTATCGTGGAGGCAGCAGTAGCTTGAGTTAAACACTTATTTCAGAACTACTTGCAATATTTGTCAAACTACGATCTACTTTAGGAGCAGCACTAACAGTAAGTTGTAATCCCAGTGCATTTAACCAATTACCTAAGTTATGAATTGCTTCAGCCCCAGGTTGTGAAAGCAATTCATCTAATTTTTCTAGGTGTAGTTTTGCTTGTTCTGGTGTCATGTGTTGTTCGTTCAGAGCCTCAGCTACGTTGCTAAGTGCCATTTTTAGCAGTTCAGGTTCAGGATTTTTTTCTTCTAAAATAGCCTCAATATAAAGAGCCGAGTAACTTGGATCTTTAAGGTGTGAAATGAGAAAGTCATGGTAAGGTAAACTTTTAGGCATGGTTTTAACTCCTATACTCTTTCCAATATTTTATTGCTTGCGGAATGTCTTGATCCTGACTACTTTTATCACCACCGCACAGAAGAAGCACAATTGTTGTTCCAACTTGTCCAAAATAGATGCGGTAACCAGAAGCGTAATCTATTTTAAGTTCACAAACTCCTTCTCCCACAGAACGATAATCTCCTAAATTGCCAAGCCTAACTCGTTCAAACCTCGCCTCAATCTTAACTTGAGCTTTAACATCCCGCAGGGAATCAAACCATTCGTCGAAAGGAATTCTGCCCTCAGGTGTGGTATAACGTTGAATTTCTCTTGGCTGTGCTTCCATAATTTATCGCGCTTCTCAGTTGAATCACATAGATTACCACGAATTATGTAGAGAGGTTTCAAACAGCACATCTCTATACTCTGTACTTTATGCAACCGAGAATCACTATATACTTAGAGTGGACAATGCTTACCAAAAGCCTTATTTGGTAAGCATTAAAACCGCATCGCTTGTTAAAGCAGATAGTTTTGGCATCAGACGACTACCTTTTGAATACCTACAAATTCTGGTATATTTTCATCATTTTTTTCTAAGCAAAGTTCAATAACTTCTTTTATATTTGCCATTAACTCATCAATAGTTTCACCTTGGCTATAACAGGCTTTTAACTGAGGTACTTCACCAACATAATGTCCATCTTCATCTCGTTCAATAATAACGTAAAATTCTCTTTTATTAATACCCATCGCTTGACATCCGTTTAAAAAAATTAAATTACGAATTATAATCTCTTCGTTTAAGTAACATTTTTTTAATTTTCTCTAATTTGTTTTATGTAAAATTTTGCTTGTTATGGTGTCATGTGTTGTTCATTCAGAGCCTCTGGTACGTTCTTAAGTGCCATTTGTAGAAGTTCAGTTTCAGGAGTTTTTTCTTCTAAGAAAGCCTTAATAAGGTATGTTGGAGTATCTGGGAGCGCACTACCTAGAGATTAATGAGCAATGTACAAATTATCAGTCACTTTCTGAGCAATTTGGTCGAGCTTTTGGTTACTTGCAACCATTTCCATTTTCGCTTGCACAACAGACTCGCTACTCAATAGCCTTCAAAATGAATTGGTTTCAGCAATTAGCAAAAGCACCGGAACATTCATTATTTTTCTGGGCTTGGCAGTTTTTTGTGAATAACTATGAAAATGTTGTCGCGATCGCCTTACCACCAACTGGTAGCAGGCAAACCCAAGGAATCATTATTGATTATTTTCATCAAGAGTTTTTAGAAGCATTGAGGCTTTACTACAGCGAGCGCTCAGTTCTCAAATACGGATGGTTAGTAAAGCTAGAACGTCTTCTCAGCAGCATAAGCAACCGCAACTATAAAGACAAGCTAGCTTTACTCAAGGCTCGACTCTTTCGAGAGTGGGAAGAAGTGAACCAAGCAAGACAGGCTTACCGTAGTATCAGAAATCATCCCATTTTTGGAGCGGAGGCAAAAGGTTTCTAATGTCGAAGAATATTTTTAAGGATTCTCAATCGCAAAATACTACAAAGCTAGTGCCACAACCTCGTTCAGCGGAGGAGTTATACGAGCTACTGAACAAACTAGTTCAACAACCAGAATGGAAGATTGAAACAGCAGAACGATTTATTAATTTAATCATCAATTCTGAAAAGCAATTTCAGTTGGATGTACAACAGCAAGATAGAGTAGTTAGAGCTATTATTAACTGTCCAATGAAATATCGTGCCATTATACACTTGGCAATAGTTGCTGCCAACTTTAGCTCTGAGGATGGTTTAAGAACACTAGACGGGATCATTCCCGAAATCAGGCATTTTATTAGTGAATCACTAGACTTAAAAAATGGTATCCAAGACAACATACTGAAGAATTTAGGAGATAAACAAGTCTTTCAGTTTATTAAAGAAAAGGTAAAGGTTAAAGATGATAAGCAAAAATCTTCAAAAGAAAAAGAGGATGATACAAAGTTCGATTTCCTTAGAAATTTAACCTCACTATTGATTTGTCAGGGGGAAGCATCAGCAATTGCAAGCCGATTGAATATCATTTTGGAGGTGTTAGCAGACTCTAGTCACTATCAACAACTTACTAAAGCCCAACCCAAACCAGAAAGTGATATTAAAAATCGAGTTAAGGTTGTTGCTGAGCTATTTAAGTTAGCAAAACCCAATGCCACTGAGGCTAAACGATTATTATTATACGGAACACACGCCCAGATTATAGCTACCCAGCAAAGTCAAGAAATTATTGATTTACAAGATAGTTTGCAGACTGAAAGAAACTTACGAAAGCATAAAGAAGATTATATATCTCAATTAGAACAACAGTGCCAAGATTTAAAGCAACAGCTTATAGATGCTGAGAAAAAGTTAGAACAAAGGCAGACAGATATAGAATTGCTGCAGTTGTTGGCTATTTATTAGCTGACTCAGGTCAATGGAAAGCTTTGAAGGAAAGGCGAGAAAATATTTTAGTATTTGACTGGGGTGGTGGAACTTTAGATATTACTTTAGTCAAACTTAATATTTACGCCACGAGTTATCTACACGCCATCCAACACAATTGCCAAACTTATCTACATCTCCTTCTGCTTTTTCCCAAATACGTTTTTGGACACTGAATCCGAATCGACCCAGGCTATAATGTAACCAAAGATGGTTAATTATCTGAAGGTCTTCACAGGAAATTTTCTTGATCGATTCAGAGTCAAGTAGACAGCCTTTATTTGGACGGGCTGCATACAGTATGAGATTGCTTGTTTCTCGATCTGCTTCTTTCCATTTATCAGCTGCTAGTAAATCCCGTAGTTTTGTGTAATCAACCCTTTGTGAAGAAAAGAGTTTCACTGCTCCAATACTTAATAATTCCAACCACTGCTGTACTGACTGAAGGCGATTTTCTGGCTTTACCTCCATCCCTTTGAGAATTGCCTGATTCACACTATTACTAATACTAGAATTCAATGTCTTTGGCTCTTCCAACAGAGTACCAATAGCCCTAAGTGGAGATATTGTTGGTACTTCTCCTGTTAACAAAAAATATAAAGTTGCTGCTAAAGCATAAACATCTGTATACGCGCCCCGCTTTGCTCGCTTGTCATATTGTTCAACTGGTGCAAAACCATCAGCTAGCATTTGGGTATGAGTTTGAGTGAGATTTTGAGTAAACTCACGGGCAATGCCAAAATCAATTAACACAGCTTCCGATTTGTTAGCACGTAAAACTATATTCTCTGGCTTTACATCTCGATGCAGCAAGCCGTTATTGTGAACTACTGTGAGTGCTTCTCCAATTTGTTGAATGTAGTGTAATGCTTCTTTTTCAGACAAAGTGCCTTGCCTTTCAACCTGAGTGGCTAAATTTTCGCCATCGATATATTCCATCACAATGCACCATAAGGTATCCTCTTGAATGACTTCATGGATGCTTACTATATTAGCATGGCGGCATTTAGCGAGTTTTATGGCTTCGTTCAAGAAATCTTGTTGAAATTTGGCAAAATGGGAATGGCTTTGGACGGTATCATTTAGAGTCTTAATGACAACGTATTGCCCATTGTTGTTTACTGCGCGATAAGTGATACCAAAGCCACCTTCGCCTAGTTGTCGATCAATTGTGTATTTGCCACCTTGTAATTTCTGTCCAATTACCCAAGCCATTGCTATTCTTACCAAAACATTGGTGCCATTTTGGCATAGCTAGGACAGAAGTTAGTATGTTGCCATGCTTGACACATGGCGAAATTTAGTCTTGTATAATCGAAAACATGATTAGACAGCGATCGCAGAGCCTTCGATAAATTTTCTGGTTGTTATCGAAAAACAAACGAAGTATAACAGTTAAGATAGAATTATTAAGGCTTGTTTACAGAATTTCTATATTTACCCAAATTCTGTTACAGCAAAAGACCACCTAGATATAAATTCTAAAATCCTCTCGCTAAGTTGACCAAACACTTATGACGCTCCCAATCCGTAACGTCGCAATCATTGCCCACGTAGACCACGGCAAAACAACCCTTGTTGATGCTCTCCTCAAACAATCCGGTATCTTTCGTGAAGGAGAAGACGTTCCGGATTGCGTCATGGACTCCAATGACCTAGAACGGGAGCGAGGAATTACGATTCTTGCCAAAAACACCGCTGTTGATTACAAAGAAACTCATATTAATATTGTTGATACCCCCGGACACGCTGACTTTGGTGGTGAAGTAGAACGCGTTCTCGGCATGGTGGACGGTTGTATCCTGATTGTGGATGCAAACGAAGGTCCAATGCCTCAAACTCGGTTTGTGCTGAAAAAAGCATTGGAAAAAGGGCTGCGCCCCATCGTCGTAGTTAATAAAATTGACCGTCCTCAAGCAGATCCCCATGGTGCGATCGATAAAGTCTTGGATCTGTTCTTGGAATTAGGAGCAGATGACGATCAGTGCGATTTCCCCTACCTGTTCGCCTCCGGTTTGAGTGGCTACGCTAAAGACAAACTTGAAGACGAAGCCAAGGATATGCAACCCCTGTTTGAAGCTATCCTGCGCCACGTTCCACCACCAGTTGGGGATGTGAACAAACCCATACAACTTCAAGTCACAACTCTAGATTACTCCGAATATCTGGGGCGGATTGTCATTGGCAGAATTCACAATGGCGTTATCCGTATGGGACAGCAAGCGGCATTAATTAAAGAAAATGGTGAAATTGTTAAAGGAAAAATCACCAAATTGTTAGGCTTTGAAGGGCTGAAGCGCATTGAAATTCCAGAAGCATCCGCCGGTTATATCGTCGCAGTCGCAGGTTTTGCTGATGCCAACATTGGAGAAACAATCACCGATCCCAACGAACCTCTAGCACTACCATTGATTAAAGTAGATGAACCGACTTTGCAAATGACCTTCTGGGTGAACGATTCTCCCTTTGCCGGTACCGAAGGCAAGTTAGTAACATCACGACAAGTGCGCGATCGCCTAATCCGCGAACTCGAAACTAACGTTGCATTGCGCGTAGAAGACACCGATTCTCCCGATAAATTCCTTGTTTCCGG
This genomic interval from Scytonema hofmannii PCC 7110 contains the following:
- a CDS encoding zinc-dependent alcohol dehydrogenase produces the protein MKAVCWQGTNKVEVETVPDPKIINPRDAIVKITSTAICGSDLHLYDGFNPTMKPGDILGHEFMGEIVELGSAVKNKQVGDRVVVPFTISCGSCFFCQKDLWSLCDNSNPNAWMAEKLMGHSPSGLFGYSHLTGGYAGGQAEYARVPFADVGLFKIPDGLTDEQVLFFTDIFPTGYMAAENCNIQPGDTVAIWGCGPVGQFAIRSAFMLGAGRVIAIDRVPERLQMAKDGGAEVLNYESVDVGEALKEMTGGLGPDSVMDAVGMEAHGMGLEGFYDKAMQAVRMETDRPNVLRQAIVACRKGGTVSVPGVYTGFVDKMPMGAFMNKGLTMKTGQTHVHKYLHTLLDRVQNGDIDPSFVITHRLPLEQAPHGYEIFKHKKDNCIKIVLKPGQAA
- a CDS encoding DNA-binding protein, translating into MPTSDSYFADLILRLKDPNYAALYLDTHMESEEGEAFDTRLIQLALTHVANALGEEHMTPEQAKKHIEKLDKLLLEPGSEAIYNLGNWLNALGLKLTVSAAPKVDRSLTNIVSSSEISV
- a CDS encoding type II toxin-antitoxin system RelE/ParE family toxin, with translation MEAQPREIQRYTTPEGRIPFDEWFDSLRDVKAQVKIEARFERVRLGNLGDYRSVGEGVCELKIDYASGYRIYFGQVGTTIVLLLCGGDKSSQDQDIPQAIKYWKEYRS
- a CDS encoding serine/threonine-protein kinase yields the protein MAWVIGQKLQGGKYTIDRQLGEGGFGITYRAVNNNGQYVVIKTLNDTVQSHSHFAKFQQDFLNEAIKLAKCRHANIVSIHEVIQEDTLWCIVMEYIDGENLATQVERQGTLSEKEALHYIQQIGEALTVVHNNGLLHRDVKPENIVLRANKSEAVLIDFGIAREFTQNLTQTHTQMLADGFAPVEQYDKRAKRGAYTDVYALAATLYFLLTGEVPTISPLRAIGTLLEEPKTLNSSISNSVNQAILKGMEVKPENRLQSVQQWLELLSIGAVKLFSSQRVDYTKLRDLLAADKWKEADRETSNLILYAARPNKGCLLDSESIKKISCEDLQIINHLWLHYSLGRFGFSVQKRIWEKAEGDVDKFGNCVGWRVDNSWRKY
- a CDS encoding DNA-binding protein — its product is MSKSLPYHDFLISNLKDPNYAALYIETHMELEEGEELDPRLLRLALSNVAEALGEQHMTLEQAKLHLEKLDELLSQPGVEAIYNLGNWLNALGLKLNVSVAPKVDNSLTNVASSSEISV
- the typA gene encoding translational GTPase TypA, which translates into the protein MTLPIRNVAIIAHVDHGKTTLVDALLKQSGIFREGEDVPDCVMDSNDLERERGITILAKNTAVDYKETHINIVDTPGHADFGGEVERVLGMVDGCILIVDANEGPMPQTRFVLKKALEKGLRPIVVVNKIDRPQADPHGAIDKVLDLFLELGADDDQCDFPYLFASGLSGYAKDKLEDEAKDMQPLFEAILRHVPPPVGDVNKPIQLQVTTLDYSEYLGRIVIGRIHNGVIRMGQQAALIKENGEIVKGKITKLLGFEGLKRIEIPEASAGYIVAVAGFADANIGETITDPNEPLALPLIKVDEPTLQMTFWVNDSPFAGTEGKLVTSRQVRDRLIRELETNVALRVEDTDSPDKFLVSGRGELHLGILIETMRREGFEFQVSQPQVIYREVNGQPCEPFELLVLDIPEDAVGSCIERLGQRKGEMQDMQVGGNGRTQLEFVIPARGLIGFRGEFMRMTRGEGIMNHSFLDYRPISGDIEARNKGVLISFEEGVSTFYAMKNAEDRGSFFITPGTKVYKGMIVGEHNRPQDLELNVCKTKQLTNHRAAGGDELVQLQTPIDMSLERALEYIGSDELVEVTPQSIRLRKMAKKLAKR
- a CDS encoding type II toxin-antitoxin system RelE/ParE family toxin — protein: MEAQPRDVQRYITPDGKVPFDEWFYQLGDIKAKSIIGKSLDRLSFGNLGNYRSVGGGVCELKIDSGLGYRIYFGQIGTTIILLLCGGDKSTQDRDIVKAIEYWKDYRS
- a CDS encoding type II toxin-antitoxin system Phd/YefM family antitoxin; amino-acid sequence: MDVIHVNDAQQHLDAVINDSVQSHTPVIITGNQHQAVLISLEDWNAIQETLYLLQVPGMREDLLEGMNTPVEECVTKEKLDW
- a CDS encoding type II toxin-antitoxin system HicB family antitoxin; protein product: MGINKREFYVIIERDEDGHYVGEVPQLKACYSQGETIDELMANIKEVIELCLEKNDENIPEFVGIQKVVV
- a CDS encoding type II toxin-antitoxin system RelE/ParE family toxin — its product is MNRLSLGNFGNYHSVGEGVCELKINYSSGYRIYFGQIGTTIVLLLCGGDKSTQDQDILKAIEFWKEFRRRENAN
- a CDS encoding DNA-binding protein; its protein translation is MPKSLPYHDFLISHLKDPSYSALYIEAILEEKNPEPELLKMALSNVAEALNEQHMTPEQAKLHLEKLDELLSQPGAEAIHNLGNWLNALGLQLTVSAAPKVDRSLTNIASSSEISV